Proteins encoded by one window of Aptenodytes patagonicus chromosome 9, bAptPat1.pri.cur, whole genome shotgun sequence:
- the TAF7L gene encoding transcription initiation factor TFIID subunit 7-like, whose translation MSKSKDDAPHELESQFVLRLPPEYASTVRRAVQSGNVNLKDRLTIELHADGRHGIVRVDRVPLAAKLVDLPCIIESLKTIDKKTFYKTADICQMLVCTVDGDLYPPLEEQSVSTDPKANKKKDKDREKKFIWNHGITLPLKNVRKRRFRKTAKKKYIESPDVEKEVKRLLSTDAEAVSVRWEVIAEDETKEVDNHGSLTGLDISSPGMSGHKQGHGSSEHDELREIFNDISSSSEDEDERDHHDDEDLNIMDTEEDLERQLQDKLNESDGQQQENEGSNQIVMGIQKQIDNLKSKLQETQDRRKRQEDLIMKVENLALKTRLQAVLDEFKQQEEREKQQMTSLQEQLESLMEK comes from the exons ATGAGTAAGAGCAAGGACGATGCTCCGCATGAGCTGGAGAGCCAGTTCGTGCTGCGGCTGCCGCCG GAATATGCCTCCACTGTGCGGCGAGCAGTACAGTCCGGGAATGTCAACTTGAAGGACAGGCTCACCATTGAGCTACATG CGGATGGGCGCCATGGGATTGTCCGCGTAGACCGGGTGCCACTGGCAGCCAAGCTGGTGGATCTGCCCTGCATCATTGAGAGCTTAAAAACCATTGACAAGAAAACCTTCTATAAGACAGCGGATATTTGCCAG ATGCTCGTTTGCACTGTGGATGGTGATCTCTACCCCCCTTTGGAAGAGCAAAGTGTGAGCACTGACCCCAAGGCAAACAAGAAGAAAGAcaaggacagagaaaagaaattcatCTGGAACCATGGCA TCACTCTTCCCTTGAAAAATGTACGGAAGAGACGTTTCCGGAAGACGGCTAAGAAGAAG TATATTGAGTCTCCTGATGTGGAAAAAGAGGTGAAGCGTCTCCTGAGCACAGATGCTGAAGCTGTCAGTGTCC GCTGGGAAGTCATTGCTGAAGATGAAACAAAAGAAGTAGACAACCATGGTTCGCTCACCGGCCTGGACATCTCCTCCCCAGGGATGTCGGGACATAAGCAAGGCCATGGCTCCTCAG AACATGATGAACTGCGGGAGATATTTAATGacatcagcagcagcagcgaagATGAAGATGAGAGGGATCATCATGACGACGAAGACCTGAACATCATGGACACTGAGGAGGACTTGGAGAGGCAGCTGCAGGACAAGCTGAATGAGTCTGATGGGCAGCAACAGGAGAACGAGGGGTCCAACCAAATAG TCATGGGGATCCAGAAACAGATTGACAACCTGAAAAGTAAACTCCAGGAGACTCAGGACAGGAGGAAGCGCCAGGAAGATCTCATCATGAAAGTGGAGAACCTAGCCCTCAAG ACCCGTCTCCAGGCTGTGCTGGATGAGTTCAAGCAGCAGGAAGAGCGAGAGAAGCAGCAG
- the LOC143164501 gene encoding magnesium transporter NIPA2-like: MGGAGGRSGFYVGLGLALASSAFIGGSFILKKKGLLRLCRRGRARAGQGGHAYLQEWLWWAGLLCMGVGEAANFAAYAFAPATLVTPLGALSVLVSAVLSSTFLHEQLNVHGKIGCILSILGSTVMVIHAPQEEEVSSLESMAEKLKDPGFIVFAVCVLVSSLLLIFVAGPRYGQSNVLVYVLVCSAIGSLSVSCVKGLGIALKELFSGKPVLKEPLGWVLLVCLVICISVQINYLNKALDIFNTSVVTPIYYVLFTTAVMMCSAILFKEWQHMVLDNIIGTISGFLTIVSGIFLLHAFRDMPFTPDLLPLFLQQGRTDLHASWRSADKHQSCQHQPLLPSEDKGSHSTEEEEAESV; the protein is encoded by the exons atggggggcgcgggcgggcggtcTGGCTTCTACGTGGGGCTGGGCCTAGCCTTGGCCTCCAGCGCCTTCATCGGCGGCAGCTTCATCCTCAAGAAGAAGGGGCTGCTCCGGCTGTGCCGCCGCGGCCGCGCCAGGGCAG GGCAAGGAGGTCACGCCTACCTGCAAGAATGGCTTTGGTGGGCAGGGCTGCTGTGCA TGGGAGTTGGAGAAGCAGCAAATTTTGCTGCCTATGCCTTTGCCCCTGCAACGCTGGTAACTCCACTGGGTGCTCTAAGTGTCCTTGTCAG TGCAGTTCTGTCTTCCACCTTCCTGCATGAGCAGCTGAATGTTCATGGGAAGATTGGCTGCATCCTGAGTATCCTGGGCTCCACGGTGATGGTGATCCATGCTCCACAGGAAGAAGAGGTTTCCAGCCTGGAGTCAATGGCAGAGAAGCTGAAAGATCCAG GATTCATTGTATTTGCTGTATGTGTGCTGGTGAGCTCCCTTCTGCTTATCTTTGTGGCTGGACCCCGTTACGGACAGAGCAATGTCCTGGTTTATGTTTTGGTCTGCTCCGCCATCGGCTCGCTTTCTGTGTCCTGTGTCAAAGGCTTGGGGATTGCCCTGAAAGAACTGTTTTCCGGGAAGCCAGTCCTGAAAGAACCACTGGGCTGGGTGCTCCTGGTGTGCCTGGTGATCTGCATCAGCGTCCAAATCAACTATCTGAACAAAGCCTTGGACATCTTCAACACATCTGTGGTCACACCCATTTACTACGTGCTGTTCACCACAGCAGTCATGATGTGCTCTGCCATCCTCTTCAAGGAGTGGCAACACATGGTGCTAGACAACATCATCGGCACCATCAGTGGCTTCCTCACCATCGTGTCCGGCATCTTCCTCCTGCACGCCTTCAGGGACATGCCCTTCACCCCCGacctcctgcccctcttcctgcaGCAAGGCAGGACAGACCTGCACGCCTCGTGGAGGAGTGCAGACAAACATCAGTCATGTCAGCACCAGCCTCTTCTGCCCTCAGAGGACAAAGGCTCTCAcagcacagaggaggaggaagctgaaaGCGTGTGA